The genome window atgtataaatgtaacaaactgcacaataatgtgatgcagtgcatgttcatgtataaatgtaacaaactgcacaataatgtgatgcagtgcatgttcatgtataaatgtaacaaactgcacaataatgtgatgcagtgcatgttcatgtataaatgtaacaaactgtataataatgagATGCAGTGCatattcatgtataaatgtaacatcaggaggggtccatcacagccccaccaccatctcttgttcaaaccctttggtcttctcattttcattagtaagctcccgaTCACCGTAACTgatctgcatttgagacatttttcccgcatctcattttcacaataagctgataatactaataatactactgtaatgatagtattacagtagacttactctttaaagccagatggcagtggtcacatactgatgaacgGTTGGgcagcaaatgcatttaatgtggctagatagcaaataaactgattcaccatttactctcatttgcatcaattaaaatgtttgctggaaatgtaaatgtaagcagtaaagctacatttTACGTTCTTTAAGAAAGTTTAAGAAAGAACAGTTAAACTGTATTTTGAGTGTGGTTAGAAGATCCAGTATTTCAGAAAACTTAAGAATTGTGTAATATGAGAGACTAGCGAGTCTAATATCAGACTGACtgcgctgagcttgtctgagagagatgattagcgaaTGGCCTCCCACAGTGTCTCAGCACTCCGTACAAAGAACTTCATATGCTCAGCATAtgttcctgtttatctaattgttcttatTTTAACTGGCTGTGAAGGAGTAAATGAATAAACTTTGCCTGTAGAGTGAACTGGTTACTATGGTTCGGGGCAGCTTTTATTAGACATTGTAGACACCACGTTAGTCTATCAAGAGAGTAAGACCGATCGCTAAGGGTGTCATCTGAGTAAAAACAAAGTTACCTCAAAATAGCCAACCAATCACGAGCCAGTACGCATCAAGGCCAACATCTGATTGGAATGCACCATTACTATGCGGTGAAAGGTTAATAGCTAATCACTGATAAACTCAAACACGAACAGCATGCCAAGCAGACTATCTGTTCCCTTCCCTCCATGTTGTCCTTCCAACTGATTGCTCAatgacaatattttaaaatgtggacTTCCTAATTACTATAACATAATTTCTATTTGTTAGATTGTTGTTGcgattacttatttatttacttacttattgttattgaatgtcatatttatttatttatttatatgttattcttgttattttatttcttattgattaaaaacaaagtcattgagaaagtttatgaaattctgtattttttctatttttagatATTCATTATCTTACAGtcgcatgaatgaatgaatattcattcattactttACATCTTACAGTCCCAATAAGAGTTAAAACtgcaaccccccacccacccatcattCTTTCTTTACTTTCCAGCCCAAAATAATTTCTACAACATAAGTAAAGGACAACTATCAGTAACACGTAGGTACATGTAGGATTTTCCGTTGTTAGTTGTCCTGTACATACGAAAGTAGTCTTCCAGCTCCTGTCAAGCGCTCATTTTCGGACACAAAATACATTCTGTGTGACAAAATGCATTATTCAATGACAAAATCAAGTAATGCCTTGAATTTTGTCCAGAGAAAGACATACTACAGTTACATTTTGTCCACAGAAGCATAAATACATTACTGTCTTTGGTGCCCCGAAATCAAcaggaatgtttcattttgtacaCAGAACTGATATTAGCACCTAGCATATCATGTTCAGAAGGTTGAATGTATCTGCTTTCGTGAATGAAAAAGGGCATTTCatccacaaaatgcattttgtcaaaGAAACAAGTTCATTGCGTGCAGGAAATGCACTTTGtgagtgaaagaaatgcatttagtAGAGGGGCGTAGTACCTTCCAATAACCAGGAGGTGGAGAGCCAACTTTGATTTTGGTAATCCCAATTGACTTTGGCACATATaggaaaatataattttcaaaataacatgagtcttatgcaatttacccaagtaatacaAGCTCTTTAGGTGACACACAaagaatcaattcccatcaacataGTGTCAGAACACATATACTCAGTGACCAAACAATTAAGCAGAACAGACTGagtggtgaaaatgaaatctgcatgagaTTGTCTAGTGTGttcttggtatgaatgtggccataatcatacaagaaaaaaactgaatccATGCCTGAATGCTTGAAACACAAAAGAACTTTATTGAAACAGGAgtggacagggagctgggggaggcACTCAGGTGTGGGGCGTCACTGCACTTGCTGAGTACAGCCTGCCTACAGGTCCCTGTgtagaaaaatagaggttttcagTTAACATGGCATTCACTAGAGTTCAAGGACGACTACACTAATATTCAATATACCCCAGCTTTATCCATGCAAATCACCAAGACAAGCTTAAGCTACAGAATGGTAACAGAGATGGAACAGGACAAGGATTCACTATTGTGAACAGCATATCTTTACCTCAACCACTTTGACCAACTGGACCAGGTCAATTTGTTCATTGGTCTGTTGACATCCTCTAGAACACGGAGTGACTCCACAGGCTGGGGGATCTCAAGTCCACTCTGCTCGGCATCCTCCCGTAAAGGCTCAACTGCGAGAAAGCATGGATTTGCCAAGTCATGCATCTGAGCCTGAGGAACTGAGAGATGATCTACTAGTAGGATTTATGTCGATGGAATTTACCTCTGGATCGCTTTTTTCGTATCAGGCGCATGAAACGGTTGAAAATCTTTTTGAATGGGTTGACTGATTTATGCTTTGGTGGTGTATTGCAGCTACTAGCTGGCAGTGTCTTTGGAGTGAAGCCCTAGggtattagtttaatatgcatcagttaagcaaaccaattccatacatccatccatgcatccatccatcttttgttactgtaattttaaagGAAGGGTAAGTACCAGTGACCTCAGCAGACCAGCTAATCATCCACATCCCACCAGTTTGCAAGTGGACCAACCTTTGTGAAGAACTTGTGGCGACGGACATTCGATAGTGACGGGCGATCCCGTGGGTCGATTCTAAATATCTTGCCCATCAGTTTCCCAGCTTCAATAGAGAGATTCTGCGGTAGAATAAATTTGGCTTCCTTTATATTCTTGAGCATCTCCCAGTAATTGTCATCGTAGAATGCGATTTCCCCAACCAGAAGCTggtacctgtagtaagaaaggcagcaaaggtgtttgaggtctttcacatttgacataaaaatgctgtgcttccaaaagagcaattcctttcagctgtgtgccagtattcatttttcttttctctttcaagaagaaaaaaaaaatatttatgtatgttagacacgtgtcttcttaaaatgttagacagattttattagccatgctgatctttggccgggaggggggttgacagggtatacgtacatgacacagcccagtgcccagacGTCCGCTTCCCTTCCATGGCCCTCTCGTTTCCACACTTCTGGAGCCATGTAGACGGGAGTACCACACACTTctctacaacacacacaaatggaaaacgttaagcgcacatgtgctttagtttgctgtataaacaaatttgaaagcttagccaggaattctgcaaaaaacacctACTTCTCCCTCGGCTTCAGCTTGACCGCCAGTCCGAAATCCCCAATTTTCAGTTCCATTTGGTCATTGATAAATAAattttctgaaagacaaacaaatttgcattaaggatagactcaaatactttgccaaactgcAGACTTTACCAAATTGATAAATTAACACTACACAGAAATCCAGACGACCTACACTCGCAATGCCATGTGAAATGCCAGCATTATTATACAGAAAATTGAGTAAAGCGTGAGTGCATGTACACATACCCAACTTGATGTCCCTGTGGACGTAACCTTGCCGGTGGATGTATGTTAACCCTGAAATCAGCTGGTTAATGTAGTATCGCACTTCGGGCTCAGTCAAAGTCCCCCgagcttttaaaatgtcaccgagtgtctgggcagggagaaacaggggcagcctgatctatcacaaagtctttgccttagtaagacgtctacaaaagtcagggactcacctgcccactgcacaactccatgaaaatatacatgaatttGTCATCTTCGAAAGAGTGGGAGAACCCCACCACATTCTTGTGCCGCAGTgtttttaaaatctgtacttCTTCACAGACCTGAGTGAAATGTCAAACACACCATCTCATAAAGTAaaagggaaatgcagataaactgaaaagagggatgacatcaagcacaatccataccacATACCTCCTCCACTCCCCAGGAATATAGCCGGATGACCTTAACAGCATAGGTGTCGCCAGTTTCAAGATCGGTCATCTTATAGCATTTGCCACAAGCGCCCTAAAAAACATGTCCTCAATATGTTAACAATAAAGAACAtttctgactgaccctgttcaaGCATCTCCTCTCTGCAGAAAAATATCAACTGCGATCACTTTCTACAACATTGTGGTGCACACCTGTCCCAAAAGCTCATCCCTGCCGTAGGACCTTAATGTCTTGGGATCTACCAGAATCTCAGGCACTTCCGATGCCATCTGAGCGCGGGAAGGTTCACTGACAGACATGATTTCACCAGAAGAGAAGCGCGATCCGTAACTAACCCGTGGAATACTCGAAATGGGTAGTGAGCGCTCGCGTTCTAAATTACGTGTACACTGCGTCATCAGTCTTAGAACGCGGCCAAGGCAGCCACGCGATTCGAACTTGTTAGATGGATTACGTCACCACATTGAAAATTACATGGACGGAAAAAGAAGTGAACTTGCTAAGACAATGCAACTAAACACGGATAAAAACTTTTATTACAATCAActttattgaagaaaaaaaatgtgtacaccaaacattcagtttCGGTAATGCAGTAACACATGCTCGGGAGTAAAGCCTTAGAGCAGAGGCCAGGCGGACCGCGGTCCGGGTCCGTACCCAGAAGCTGTCCCATACGGAGCTGGACCGATAGTCAAAACAAAAGGTTATGATTTAGAACCTGACTGGGCGCTTTTATTTTGTCGGCGCAGCTTTTATAGTCTTTTCGGTAGCGGTTTAGCACTAGAACCGCCGTTTCCCACGCCAACGAACGTTAACTGCCAAGCAAGACGCAACTCGCCGTATGCAGCCCTGTCTTTGCGCTAATGTGCCATTAGTGTTAATAGCACCAGCGAAGCTACTGATGTTCCTTGTTCCTAACAGAG of Brienomyrus brachyistius isolate T26 unplaced genomic scaffold, BBRACH_0.4 scaffold99, whole genome shotgun sequence contains these proteins:
- the LOC125727487 gene encoding serine/threonine-protein kinase PLK3-like; protein product: MTQCTRNLERERSLPISSIPRVSYGSRFSSGEIMSVSEPSRAQMASEVPEILVDPKTLRSYGRDELLGQGACGKCYKMTDLETGDTYAVKVIRLYSWGVEEVCEEVQILKTLRHKNVVGFSHSFEDDKFMYIFMELCSGQTLGDILKARGTLTEPEVRYYINQLISGLTYIHRQGYVHRDIKLENLFINDQMELKIGDFGLAVKLKPREKEVCGTPVYMAPEVWKREGHGREADVWALGCVMYQLLVGEIAFYDDNYWEMLKNIKEAKFILPQNLSIEAGKLMGKIFRIDPRDRPSLSNVRRHKFFTKGFTPKTLPASSCNTPPKHKSVNPFKKIFNRFMRLIRKKRSRVEPLREDAEQSGLEIPQPVESLRVLEDVNRPMNKLTWSSWSKWLRDL